A stretch of Triticum aestivum cultivar Chinese Spring chromosome 1D, IWGSC CS RefSeq v2.1, whole genome shotgun sequence DNA encodes these proteins:
- the LOC123181208 gene encoding membrane steroid-binding protein 2 yields the protein MAACSALSAATLPSAAAPVSRRRATASPRLPDKRVSGAVRCRAAPGGLGISGKVAELWQAARSAPPGTVLAAVAAAAAVYKVASGLLAPPPPPPRRWQEVADEALPPAPEPVQVGEITADELRQYDGSDPEKPLLMAIKGQIYDVSQSRMFYGPGGPYALFAGKDASRALAKMSFEPQDLTGDVSGLGPFELSALQDWEYKFTSKYVKVGTVKGTGPIEQGNVSTTSEIQEEAAAVKLNGEKAP from the exons ATGGCAGCTTGCTCAGCCCTCTCTGCGGCGACCCTTCCCTCGGCCGCGGCGCCGGTCAGCAGACGGCGAGCGACAGCGTCGCCGCGGCTTCCCGACAAGCGCGTCTCCGGCGCTGTGCGGTGTAGGGCTGCTCCAGGCGGACTCGGTATCTCGGGGAAGG TGGCCGAGCTGTGGCAGGCAGCGAGGAGTGCGCCTCCGGGGACCGTGCTCGCCGCCGTGGCTGCCGCGGCGGCGGTCTACAAGGTGGCGTCCGGcctcctcgccccgccgcctccgccgccacgacgATGGCAGGAGGTGGCTGATGAGGCGCTGCCACCAGCTCCGGAGCCTGTGCAGGTGGGGGAGATCACGGCGGATGAGCTGCGGCAGTACGACGGGTCTGACCCCGAGAAGCCTCTTCTCATGGCCATCAAGGGGCAGATCTACGACGTCTCCCAGAGCAG AATGTTTTATGGGCCTGGTGGACCATATGCATTGTTTGCTGGTAAAGATGCCAGTAGGGCATTGGCAAAGATGTCCTTTGAGCCACAAGATCTGACAGGTGATGTATCTGGCCTTGGTCCATTTGAGCTTAGTGCCTTGCAGGACTGGGAGTACAAGTTCACCAGCAAGTATGTGAAAGTAGGAACCGTCAAAGGAACAGGGCCCATAGAACAGGGTAATGTTAGCACTACCTCTGAAATACAGGAGGAAGCTGCTGCGGTGAAACTGAATGGAGAGAAAGCACCATGA